The sequence below is a genomic window from Bremerella cremea.
CAGACCGGAAAAAAGGTCCGCTAAGTTTGCCGCGAGAAGATTCGGGCGAAGAAGTCAGCTAAAACAAAAAAAGCCGCTCCAGTTTCCTGGGCGGCTTTCTGTTGAAAAAGTTCGCTCTTGCACGATTAGTATCGGAAGATCATATCGACCATCAAGCGGCTGTTGGTGATATCTTTAAAGCTGGTTACTGGGAACTCGTAGGCGATGCCCGTTTCCAGGTGGCTGGATGGCTTGTATCGCATACCAACGTTCTGGGTAACCAGATTGTTGCCAACGACGTCGTTGCTACGCAGGTTAAACAGGTCTGTACCAGCTACGCCCAGGTTCGAGCCTCGCGAAGCGTCATCGGTCCAGTGCCACCAAGCCACTTCGGTGAAAGCGTAAACCGTGTCGGTCAACTTCACGTCCAAGTGGTTGGACCAATGGATGGCCGACGTTTGAATGCTGGTGTCAGCCGGCAAGCGATAGCCAACGCTCGACAGAATATGGGCGTTGCCGTCCAACAGCCGCTGGCCAGCGGTAAGGAACATGTTGAATTCGCCGTCGCCTTGGGCTTGCAGGGCTGCTGTGCTACCTACCGGCAATTCGTAGGTGAAACCAGCGGAAACGATGCGGCCTTTGAAGGGGTCGCGAATCAGGTTGTATTTCAAACCAGCCGAAACATCTGCCCAGCCATCGTTTAGCAGAGTGCCAAGTGTTCCGTTGGTGTTGTCGACAATGTAGCCGTCTTTGGTAGCGATAATGCTCAAGCGATCGGTCAAAGCGATACGAAATTGAGCGGCGTAAAGTTGAACCGATCCACCAGCAGAAATATTGTTTCCGACAGTGTTAGGAACCCAGTGATTCACAAAGATCGGCCGTAATTCGGTCACGGTACGCGGGTCTTCAAAGAAGACGAAGTTGATCATGGGGCTAATAAAGTCATCGAAGCAATGATCGCTCGGATGAAGGAGGCCCAACAGGCTCGAATCGCAGCCACAGCAGCTGTCGCATTCGCAGCACGATGCAATGGAGGAATCAATACCGCAATCGCTACAAGTTGCGATATCAGTAGGCTCAAAGAGCTCACCCGCATTTAGGGTGCGTTGAACCCCGCCCGTTGCCGCCATGGCAAGTAAAACTAACGTTGTAAAGCTGAACGAGATTCGCATGGTACTCCGCCCTTGATCATCAACCACTTAGTAATTCCCCTGGAAGCCAAGCACCTGGTTAGGAACTGGCTATGGGGATGACTATCGGAAGAAATCAAGTGAGATTGCCTCGTTTACGTTCTTGGCTGTTACAAAGTACCTAATTGCAACCAATGCATGGTGGCATCCGCCACGAAAGGTGATTTGTGTCGTGTTTTTTTCTTGGAATTTGTGTTAAATTCCGGTTCAATGAAGTTGGTTTTGTTGGGGGCTCCTTTTGCCTAACTTGTTAAATAGCTGTTAGTTAGGGATGCTTCGACGCTGCTGGTTGACTTAACTATTGATTGTGTCAAAATGATGTCTCGTGACATCACGTATAAACTGCTGATTCTCGTGTGTTACGGTAATTACCGACAATAAGTAGCTCTTGGAATAGAATATTAAACGCATGAAGATTCACGTCTTTGATGATGCTTCCCAACTCGGTTTTGCTGCGGCAAAACAAGGCGCGGAAGCGATCCGCCAGGCGATTGCCGAGCGAGGAGCTGCTAGCATCATTGTGGCGACAGGTGCCTCCCAGTTTGATACGCTTGCGGCGTTGGTGGCGGAACCAGGAATCGACTGGACGTGTGTGACCGGTTTTCATCTCGACGAATATCTAGGCCTAGATGATCAACATCCCGCTTCGTTTCGTCGCTACCTACGAGAGCGATTTGTCTCGCTAGTGCCTTTAAAGGCGTTTCATTATGTCGATGGTTCGAGTGACGATCCTCGCGCCGTTTGCGAACGGTTGGGTGAGTTGATTTCTCAAAGCCCCATTGATGTGGCCTTCGTCGGGATTGGTGAAAACGGGCACTTGGCGTTCAATGATCCGCCTGCTGATTTCGAGACGGCAACGCCCTACTTGATTGTTGAACTGGACGAGGCTTGCCGTCAGCAACAGGCTGGCGAAGGTTGGTTCGCAACCCTGGAGGAGGTGCCAACTCAGGCCATCAGTATGTCCTGCCAGCAAATTCTCAAGACCAAGAAGATTATCTGCAGTGTACCTGATCAACGTAAAGCAAATGCGGTTCGCAATAGTGTGGAAGGACCTGTTTCGCCTCAGGTTCCGGCCTCCATTTTGCAAACCCACGATGACGTCGGCTTGTTCCTAGATGTTGCTTCCGCTTCTGATCTAACGTCATCCCTTAAGTCCTGAGCCCTTTTTGGGAGACTCATGCCAAATACTAAATTCTTCGATCTGCAAATCAACGGTTACAACGGGGTCGACTTCAATCAAGACGCGATCTCTGCCGAAGATTTGCGGGAAGCATGCCGGGCCTTGCAGCGTGATAACGTTGAAGGTGTGCTGGTCACGATCATTACCGACGAGATCCAACGGATGGCGGCTCGCCTCTGTCGAATTGTTCAATTGCGAGCAGCCGACCCACTAGTGCGACGTGTGATCGCTGGTGTTCATGTCGAAGGACCATTTATCAGTGATGTTCCCGGGTATGTCGGGGCTCATCCGGTCGCGCATGCCAAGCAAGCCGATTGGGGCGAAATGGAGTCGCTGCTTGAAGCAGCGGAAGGGCTCGTCCGAATTGTCACCCTCGCCCCAGAGCAAGATCCTACACAAGAGGTAATTCGGCGTTTGGCGGACCAGGGGATCGTGGTTGCCGCTGGCCATACCGACGCCTCAATCGACGAGCTTGATGCGGCGATTGATGCTGGTTTGTCGATGTTTACTCACCTCGGCAATGGTTGCCCACGGCTGATGGATCGCCACGACAATATCATTCAGCGGGCCCTCAGCCGCTCTGATCGGTTGCACTTTGGCTTGATCGCCGATGGGGCCCATGTTCCGTTCTTCGCCTTGAAGAACTATCTAGAGATCATCGGTATGGATCGCGTCTTTGTGGTTTCCGATGCCATCGCTGCGGCAGGCTGCGGCCCTGGGGTTTACCCCTTAGGTGATCAGACGGTGACCGTGGGCGAAGATGGTGTCCCCAGAGCGGAAGACGACAGCCATTTGGTTGGCTCTGCCACCACCATGCAGCAAATGGCTGACAACCTGCGCCGCCATGTTGGCTTAGGGGCGGGGGAAATTCAACGACTTACCTCTGGAAACCCTCGTCGCTTGCTGGGTGAGACGGTTGCTATCCCCTTAGGCCTAAGCCTGAACAATGGCGACCGCCAGCCTACTACCTCTTAGGCTTCTCGCCAGAATGGCCGTTTCGCCACACCATAAAGCCGTGTGCGCGTTTGTCTCTAACAGAAGACTCACTCGTTGGCCTGGGGGCTGACGGGCGAGTCATTCTCCGATCACTTTCACCAAAACTCGTTTCGGCCTGCGACCGTCGAACTCGCCGTAGAAGATTTGCTCCCAAGGGCCGAAGTCGAGCCTACCATCGGTGATCGCTACGACGACTTCCCGGCCCATGATCTGTCGCTTCATGTGGGCGTCGGCATTATCTTCGCCGGTTCGATTGTGAGCATATCGCTGGGGAGAGGCGTCGAAAGGGGCGAGACCCTCCAGCCACTTCTTGTAATCCTCGTGGAGACCTGATTCGTCATCATTAATGAAAACAGACGCCGTAATATGCATCGCGTTGCCCATCCCCGATTGGGATACTCTTGATCTCCACCCGGAAACCGACGCCGCCGACACCAAAACCACGACGACCAAAAAACATCATAGCCGCTGAACTTCGAGATGTTTACGCCGAAGTTGCTGCCAAGGCCGCTGATCTTCGAGATCAAGGGAAGACAAACATGGAGGTGTGCGAAGCCCTCAATGACCTTGGCTTCAAGACTCGCACAGGCAAGCTCTGGCGGCATCCTCAGCAGATCGTGAAGCTGCTGCGGTCGTTCGCTCCTACTCAGAGGGCCGACGATTCAACTCGTCTCCAATCCGAAACCAAGGAGTGAAGCAGAACCATGCCTCACCGGTATCACAGTCCATCATCCGCTGAACAGCTTTCTTGCATGTTTCTCCATCGACGATAGACCAAGGACTCTTTTGGAAGAGTTTCTCGTCGTCTAGTCTGTATCCGTCGTCATCCAAATACCATGGCTGGCTTCCCTCTTCGTCTTCTTGCTCAAGCAGTGCGAGAAGCTGTTGTTTTTCGTCATCAGTCCATCGGAAGCACCCACGCAGGGAATCCCCCGTTCGCTCCAACACGGCAAACTGAAACCGATCATCTCGATACGCCAACGTGATGATCTCCTCGTGTTCAGGACTGGTCATGCCGGTTATTCCCCGATCACCTTCACCAAGACCCGCTTGGGCCTGCGACCGTCGAACTCACCATAGAAGATTTGCTCCCAAGGGCCGAAGTCGAGCCTACCATTGGTGATCGCTACGACGACTTCCCGGCCCATGATCTGTCTTTTCATGTGGGCGTCGGCATTATCTTCGCCGGTTCGATTGTGAGCATATCGCTGGGGAGAGGCGTCGAAAGGGGCGAGACCCTCCAGCCACTTCTTGTAATCCTCGTGGAGACCTGATTCGTCATCATTAATGAAAACAGACGCCGTAATATGCATCGCGTTGCATAAGAGCAGGCCCTCTTTGATTCCGCTCTTCTGAACGATCTCTTCGATCTTCGGCGTGATGTTCTCGAAAGCCATCCGAGCCGGAAGGTTGAAGGTCAGGTATTCCGTGTGTGATTTCATTTTCAGG
It includes:
- a CDS encoding glucosamine-6-phosphate deaminase, with product MKIHVFDDASQLGFAAAKQGAEAIRQAIAERGAASIIVATGASQFDTLAALVAEPGIDWTCVTGFHLDEYLGLDDQHPASFRRYLRERFVSLVPLKAFHYVDGSSDDPRAVCERLGELISQSPIDVAFVGIGENGHLAFNDPPADFETATPYLIVELDEACRQQQAGEGWFATLEEVPTQAISMSCQQILKTKKIICSVPDQRKANAVRNSVEGPVSPQVPASILQTHDDVGLFLDVASASDLTSSLKS
- a CDS encoding N-acetylglucosamine-6-phosphate deacetylase is translated as MPNTKFFDLQINGYNGVDFNQDAISAEDLREACRALQRDNVEGVLVTIITDEIQRMAARLCRIVQLRAADPLVRRVIAGVHVEGPFISDVPGYVGAHPVAHAKQADWGEMESLLEAAEGLVRIVTLAPEQDPTQEVIRRLADQGIVVAAGHTDASIDELDAAIDAGLSMFTHLGNGCPRLMDRHDNIIQRALSRSDRLHFGLIADGAHVPFFALKNYLEIIGMDRVFVVSDAIAAAGCGPGVYPLGDQTVTVGEDGVPRAEDDSHLVGSATTMQQMADNLRRHVGLGAGEIQRLTSGNPRRLLGETVAIPLGLSLNNGDRQPTTS
- a CDS encoding secondary thiamine-phosphate synthase enzyme YjbQ, which produces MHITASVFINDDESGLHEDYKKWLEGLAPFDASPQRYAHNRTGEDNADAHMKRQIMGREVVVAITDGRLDFGPWEQIFYGEFDGRRPKRVLVKVIGE
- a CDS encoding secondary thiamine-phosphate synthase enzyme YjbQ, whose protein sequence is MKSHTEYLTFNLPARMAFENITPKIEEIVQKSGIKEGLLLCNAMHITASVFINDDESGLHEDYKKWLEGLAPFDASPQRYAHNRTGEDNADAHMKRQIMGREVVVAITNGRLDFGPWEQIFYGEFDGRRPKRVLVKVIGE